The Sulfurospirillum diekertiae genomic sequence TGGCACTGGAATGGGTTGGTCGACACAACGTGACACTGGATGAGTCATAAACCACGATGTCTTTACCGATACGTTTGGCTTGTTTGATGGCAAATTCGGCATTGAGAAACAGGTCAACATAGTCGATGGCGACACCCATACGAATCGCTACGTAAATTTTTTCCTCTTCAATCTCAATGGGCGAATAACCAAAATACCACATACACGCATTGATAGCTTGTATAAACGCCTCTTTACCGACTTCTTTACCCGCAAGAACGGCAAAATTATCGCCACCTAAGTGGAAAACAACGGAGTGTGGAAAGCGTTTTTGAAGCCTCCCAGAGATGATTTTTAAGATTTCATCACCAACGGCATAACCAAAAACATGGTTGAAATTCCAAAAGCCATTGACGTTTAAAAGGGCAAGTTTGTTGGCATTGGAATGTTTCAAGGTATTAAGAAAACGCTGTCTATCGGGCAGTTCCGTTATGGGGCTAATGCGCCCATATGTTAATTCATATTTGATTTCTTTTTTCATAGTTCTATCTCTTTACATGTAAAAACGAGTTTATCGTTAAAATGATATTGAATGGTTAGTGTAGCGTGTTAAAATGAAGGTATCAGCAGCAACGCATGAGGCGTAAAACAAGTGTAATTTTTCCATGTAGTGAGGCACTATAAACGGTCATGGTCGAACTCCTTGTTGAAAAATTGCCAAAATAATAGCACAAACACCGTTTTATGTCAACTATATCTACCTTTTTAATAATGTATATTTTTCGGGATGCGAAATTTGAATATTTATTATTTCAACAATAAATCGTTATACTTTGATAAACAAGGAATGTCATTGATGAAATGTAAAAATTTACTTTTAACGTTAGTGCTAACCGCAAGCTCTGTGTTCGCAACGGAAAATGTTCTCCAAAAAGAAGAGTACGATTTTGAGGGTTTAACACTTGGTGTTTCCTTATCTCTGTTTAATTCAACCACTAACGAATATCTTTATGATACGGATATCAATAGAAAAGTGAGTCAACTTGTATGGAAAGCAAAAAATGTCAAGCTATTAGGCGTAGAGACACGCTATAAGATTACGAATCCTTTAGAGGCTTACTTTGAATATAAAAAAAATATTTCAAGCAATAATAGTGTCATGGATGATTACGATTGGCAGGATGCTGACCCTACGATTGTATCATTGTGGTCACACCACGAAGAGACTAAAAATCCTAATGTTTCGCTTCTTGATATTGGATTGAAGTATTCTTTGAATTTCTTTGAAGATGTACCCCTCTGGGTTAGCCTTGGGTATAAAGATGAAAAGGCAAAATTTCAAAGCTATAATGGTTTCGGAATCTATAATGGGAACTATTTCGAGTTTGATAAGATAGGATACGGAGGATTACTGATCACATTTGAGCAAGAGTACAAAGGGCCTTATATTGGTATGGGGACATCGTACCAATACGATGATTTTATCTTCGATGCTAGCCTACAATACAGCCCATTTATGAACGTTTCCTATACGGATATACATCATTTACGCCCTTTTATCGAAACCAGTCATTTTGATGATACATCAATGATTTCCCTCCATCTCGGAACGA encodes the following:
- a CDS encoding omptin family outer membrane protease, producing MKCKNLLLTLVLTASSVFATENVLQKEEYDFEGLTLGVSLSLFNSTTNEYLYDTDINRKVSQLVWKAKNVKLLGVETRYKITNPLEAYFEYKKNISSNNSVMDDYDWQDADPTIVSLWSHHEETKNPNVSLLDIGLKYSLNFFEDVPLWVSLGYKDEKAKFQSYNGFGIYNGNYFEFDKIGYGGLLITFEQEYKGPYIGMGTSYQYDDFIFDASLQYSPFMNVSYTDIHHLRPFIETSHFDDTSMISLHLGTTYQLSTHQNIILSYALTRYAFERGDRYRIFTDVGEAYYWENMAALKSKNSQISLAYRYTF